From Vogesella sp. XCS3, the proteins below share one genomic window:
- the rnhB gene encoding ribonuclease HII — MLICGVDEAGRGPLIGSVFTAAVILDPARPIVGLADSKKLSEARRAALALEIKEKALAWHIASATAAEIDQHNIFQATMLAMVRAVDGLAITPGKVLIDGNKIPKTLTLPAEAIVKGDAKVQEISAASILAKTARDAEMIALDALHPQYGFARHKGYPTAEHMKALARHGALAEHRRSFGPVRLQLAAEQGSLF, encoded by the coding sequence ATGCTGATCTGCGGTGTGGACGAAGCCGGCCGCGGCCCGCTGATCGGCTCGGTGTTTACTGCGGCTGTCATTCTGGACCCGGCGCGGCCCATTGTCGGCCTGGCCGACTCCAAAAAGCTCAGCGAGGCGCGGCGCGCTGCGCTGGCGCTGGAGATCAAGGAAAAAGCGCTGGCTTGGCATATCGCCAGCGCTACAGCGGCCGAAATTGATCAGCACAATATTTTCCAGGCCACCATGCTGGCTATGGTGCGTGCGGTCGATGGCCTGGCCATCACCCCCGGCAAGGTGCTGATCGACGGCAATAAAATCCCCAAGACGCTAACGCTGCCGGCCGAGGCTATTGTGAAGGGCGACGCCAAGGTGCAGGAAATCTCCGCTGCGTCCATCCTGGCCAAGACCGCGCGCGATGCCGAGATGATTGCACTGGACGCGCTGCACCCGCAGTACGGTTTTGCCCGCCATAAAGGTTACCCCACGGCCGAGCACATGAAGGCATTGGCGCGGCACGGCGCATTGGCCGAGCATCGCCGCAGTTTTGGCCCGGTGCGCCTGCAGCTGGCCGCCGAGCAGGGCAGCCTGTTTTAA
- the lpxB gene encoding lipid-A-disaccharide synthase: MTDKLFTRPGALKVAMVAGEASGDLLGAHLMGALKAAHPDVEFAGIGGPRMLARGFTSQVPQERLAVRGYVEVLSRLPELLRIRRTLRDTLLAEKPDVFIGIDAPDFNLGLEKWLKQAGLRTVHYVSPSVWAWRPERVVKIGDSADQVLCLFPMEKPLYDAAGVPATFVGHPLASEIDIAPDQNAMREQLGLPKAVPVFALLPGSRKSELEFMGGLYLDVARQLLARYPDAQFLVPLATRPTMDQFDQLLTRHKAWDLPIRKLFGHAQMAMIAADVVLVTSGTATLEVALTKKPMVISYKLSWLTYQLVKRKLKLPYVGLPNILAKRFVVPELLQKEATVEKLTAAVAELYDNQDSRQDIIDTFTALHHSLKADSARLAAEAILKVARC, from the coding sequence ATGACAGACAAGCTGTTTACCCGCCCGGGTGCGCTCAAGGTGGCCATGGTCGCCGGCGAGGCCTCGGGCGACCTGTTGGGCGCCCATTTGATGGGCGCGCTGAAGGCGGCGCACCCCGATGTCGAGTTTGCCGGCATCGGCGGCCCGCGCATGCTGGCGCGCGGTTTTACCAGCCAGGTACCACAAGAGCGGCTGGCCGTGCGTGGCTACGTAGAGGTGCTGTCGCGCCTGCCCGAGCTGCTGCGTATCCGCCGCACGCTACGCGATACGCTGCTGGCCGAAAAGCCCGACGTGTTTATCGGTATCGACGCCCCGGATTTCAATCTGGGGCTGGAAAAGTGGCTGAAGCAGGCCGGCCTGCGCACGGTGCACTACGTCAGCCCGTCGGTGTGGGCGTGGCGGCCGGAGCGCGTGGTGAAGATCGGCGATAGCGCCGACCAGGTGCTGTGCCTGTTCCCCATGGAAAAACCGCTGTACGACGCTGCCGGCGTGCCGGCCACCTTTGTCGGCCACCCGCTGGCCAGCGAGATCGATATCGCGCCGGACCAGAACGCCATGCGCGAACAGCTGGGCCTGCCCAAAGCCGTGCCGGTTTTTGCCTTGTTGCCAGGCAGCCGCAAGAGCGAGCTGGAGTTTATGGGCGGCCTGTATCTGGATGTGGCACGCCAGCTGCTGGCGCGCTACCCGGACGCGCAGTTTCTGGTGCCGCTAGCCACGCGGCCAACCATGGACCAGTTCGACCAGCTGCTGACCCGCCACAAGGCGTGGGATCTGCCTATCCGCAAGCTGTTTGGCCATGCCCAGATGGCGATGATCGCTGCCGACGTGGTGCTGGTTACTAGCGGGACGGCCACGCTGGAAGTGGCGCTCACCAAAAAACCGATGGTGATCAGCTACAAGTTGTCGTGGCTTACCTACCAGCTGGTCAAGCGCAAGCTCAAGCTGCCCTACGTCGGCCTGCCCAATATCCTGGCCAAACGTTTTGTAGTGCCGGAACTGTTGCAGAAAGAGGCGACGGTAGAAAAGCTTACCGCTGCCGTAGCCGAGCTGTACGACAACCAGGATAGCCGGCAAGACATCATTGATACCTTTACCGCGTTGCATCATAGCCTGAAGGCCGATTCGGCACGGCTGGCGGCCGAGGCCATCCTGAAGGTGGCGCGATGCTGA
- the fabZ gene encoding 3-hydroxyacyl-ACP dehydratase FabZ, translating into MTEAVNNDAAVSIDVREIMRYLPHRYPFLLVDRVTEFVANERIKAIKNVTINEPFFMGHFEQYPVMPGVLIIEALAQAAGILSIRSEGERPENELYFFVGIDNARFKRQVVPGDQLTLEVEQLAMKRGIAKYNARALVDGQVACEAQIMCAKREV; encoded by the coding sequence ATGACTGAAGCCGTGAATAACGACGCTGCCGTATCCATCGACGTACGCGAGATCATGCGCTACCTGCCGCACCGTTACCCGTTTCTGCTGGTAGACCGTGTGACCGAGTTTGTGGCCAACGAACGCATCAAGGCCATCAAGAACGTGACCATCAACGAGCCGTTCTTCATGGGCCATTTCGAACAATACCCGGTGATGCCAGGTGTACTGATCATCGAAGCCCTGGCGCAGGCTGCCGGTATTCTGTCGATCCGCAGCGAAGGCGAGCGCCCGGAAAACGAGCTGTACTTCTTTGTCGGCATCGATAATGCCCGCTTCAAGCGTCAGGTCGTGCCAGGCGACCAGCTGACGCTGGAAGTAGAACAGCTGGCCATGAAGCGCGGTATCGCCAAGTACAACGCCCGTGCGCTGGTAGACGGCCAGGTGGCCTGTGAAGCGCAAATCATGTGTGCCAAACGCGAGGTATAA
- a CDS encoding 2Fe-2S iron-sulfur cluster-binding protein, protein MTRLVFERGGQCIAELEASPGDALIDVARFHDVPLHWRCGQGTCGTCAVRLQHASQPQQVEVGRKERNVLLRAGLCSTSAAASEQWPDTPETVRLACHLYVGDVPWHISLPDD, encoded by the coding sequence GTGACACGGCTGGTTTTCGAGCGCGGCGGCCAGTGCATTGCCGAGCTGGAGGCTAGCCCCGGCGATGCGCTGATCGACGTGGCGCGCTTTCATGATGTGCCGCTGCACTGGCGCTGCGGGCAGGGTACTTGTGGCACCTGTGCCGTGCGCCTGCAGCATGCTTCGCAGCCGCAGCAGGTTGAGGTTGGCCGCAAGGAGCGCAACGTGCTGCTGCGCGCAGGGCTGTGTAGTACCAGCGCGGCCGCGAGCGAGCAGTGGCCGGATACGCCGGAAACGGTACGCCTGGCCTGCCATTTATACGTGGGCGATGTGCCTTGGCACATCAGCCTGCCAGACGATTAA
- the lpxD gene encoding UDP-3-O-(3-hydroxymyristoyl)glucosamine N-acyltransferase, whose product MKLSHIVATLGGELRGEDRDIDRLASMEEAGAGQMTFLANPKYRSQLDSTSAGAVIVKPALEEAASKVGRSLILAADPYLYFARVATLLNPQPAAVPGVHPRAVIGEGSVIAASTEVREMVSIGRHVTIGERCVIHPGVVIGDNVTIGDDALIYPNVSLYHGCRLGNRVILHAGAVIGADGFGLAWNTDRWFKIPQTGVVVIGDDVEVGANTTIDRGALKDTIIGEGVKLDNQIQLAHNVQVGAHTAMAGCAAVAGSTKIGARCTIGGAARIIGHLDIADGTHVGAGTLISKSIRQADAYTAVYPMATHKEWLANAAHLRHLGELVTRVKQLEKALRQAQDNKDPQP is encoded by the coding sequence ATGAAACTATCCCACATTGTGGCCACCCTGGGAGGTGAGCTGCGCGGCGAAGACCGCGATATCGACCGCCTGGCGTCCATGGAAGAGGCGGGCGCTGGCCAGATGACCTTTCTGGCCAACCCGAAATATCGCAGCCAGCTCGATAGCACTAGCGCCGGTGCAGTCATCGTCAAGCCGGCGCTGGAAGAGGCCGCCAGCAAGGTTGGCCGCAGCCTGATTCTGGCAGCGGACCCGTATCTGTACTTTGCCCGTGTCGCTACGCTGCTCAATCCGCAACCTGCTGCCGTTCCCGGGGTGCACCCGCGAGCCGTGATAGGCGAGGGGAGCGTGATCGCGGCCAGCACCGAGGTGCGCGAAATGGTCAGCATCGGTCGCCATGTCACCATTGGCGAACGTTGCGTCATTCACCCCGGGGTGGTGATCGGCGATAACGTCACCATTGGCGACGATGCGCTGATCTACCCCAATGTCAGCCTCTACCACGGCTGCCGTCTGGGTAATCGCGTGATTCTGCACGCCGGAGCCGTGATCGGTGCCGACGGTTTTGGTCTGGCGTGGAATACCGACCGCTGGTTCAAGATTCCGCAAACCGGCGTGGTGGTCATTGGTGACGATGTCGAAGTCGGCGCCAATACCACCATCGACCGTGGCGCGCTGAAAGACACCATTATTGGCGAAGGCGTGAAGCTGGATAACCAGATTCAGCTGGCGCACAACGTGCAAGTGGGCGCACACACCGCCATGGCCGGCTGCGCGGCCGTCGCCGGCAGCACCAAGATCGGTGCGCGCTGCACCATTGGTGGCGCTGCGCGCATCATTGGCCACCTTGATATTGCTGACGGTACCCACGTGGGCGCCGGTACCCTGATTTCCAAATCCATCCGCCAGGCCGACGCCTACACCGCGGTGTACCCGATGGCCACCCACAAAGAGTGGCTGGCCAACGCGGCCCACCTGCGGCACCTGGGCGAGCTGGTTACCCGTGTCAAACAACTTGAAAAAGCGCTGCGACAAGCGCAAGACAATAAGGATCCACAACCATGA
- the glp gene encoding gephyrin-like molybdotransferase Glp, translating to MQTVEQTRDWLLSRARVPAATETVGLLAAAGRVLAQDLVSTVDVPPCDNSAMDGYAVRAADAAAALPVSQRIPAGSVPQPLLASSAARIFTGAPVPPLADAVVMQEQAEVQPDGSVRFTAPVSAGQNIRRRGEDIASGQTVLACGQRLQDADLGLAASIGVASLQVYRQLRVAVFFTGDELVEPGTPAGAGKIYNSNRYWLVPALRALGCQVLDLGIIPDTLAATRQALRDAAAQADVVMTCGGVSVGEEDHVKAAVEAEGELQLWKIAIKPGKPLASGRVGEADFIGLPGNPVSGYVTFAVLVRDFLRARMGEVVPAWQPLYHLPAAFDWRKPDTRREEYLRVRVAQQGGQLVLQRYPNQGSGVLTSCAWADALVRLQPGQLVQPGDMLPVYAL from the coding sequence ATGCAAACCGTAGAGCAAACTCGCGACTGGCTGCTGTCGCGCGCCCGTGTGCCTGCCGCTACCGAAACTGTCGGCCTGCTGGCCGCCGCTGGTCGTGTGCTGGCGCAAGACCTGGTCTCCACCGTGGATGTGCCCCCTTGTGACAATAGCGCCATGGATGGCTACGCCGTGCGCGCCGCCGATGCGGCTGCCGCGTTGCCGGTAAGCCAGCGCATACCGGCCGGCAGCGTGCCACAGCCACTGCTGGCGTCCAGCGCCGCGCGCATCTTTACTGGTGCTCCGGTGCCACCGCTGGCCGACGCCGTGGTGATGCAGGAGCAGGCCGAGGTGCAGCCGGATGGTAGCGTGCGTTTTACGGCGCCAGTCAGCGCCGGCCAGAACATACGCCGCCGTGGCGAAGACATTGCCAGCGGCCAAACGGTGCTGGCCTGCGGCCAACGTCTGCAAGACGCCGACCTGGGCTTGGCGGCTTCCATCGGTGTGGCTAGCCTGCAGGTATACCGCCAGCTGCGTGTGGCGGTGTTCTTTACCGGCGACGAGCTGGTGGAGCCGGGTACGCCAGCCGGTGCCGGCAAAATCTACAACTCCAACCGCTACTGGCTGGTGCCGGCGCTGCGTGCGCTGGGCTGCCAGGTGCTGGATCTGGGCATTATCCCCGATACCTTGGCCGCGACACGCCAGGCGCTGCGCGATGCCGCTGCCCAGGCCGACGTGGTGATGACCTGTGGTGGCGTATCGGTGGGCGAGGAAGATCACGTCAAAGCAGCGGTAGAAGCCGAGGGCGAGCTGCAGCTGTGGAAAATCGCCATCAAACCCGGCAAGCCGCTGGCCAGTGGCCGCGTGGGCGAGGCTGACTTTATCGGCCTGCCGGGCAACCCGGTATCGGGTTACGTGACGTTTGCCGTACTGGTGCGCGATTTTCTGCGTGCCCGCATGGGCGAGGTGGTGCCAGCGTGGCAGCCGCTTTACCACCTGCCAGCTGCATTTGACTGGCGCAAGCCGGATACGCGCCGCGAAGAATACCTGCGCGTACGCGTGGCGCAGCAGGGTGGCCAGCTGGTGCTGCAACGCTACCCGAACCAGGGCTCCGGCGTGCTGACATCGTGCGCCTGGGCCGATGCGCTGGTGCGCTTGCAGCCAGGCCAGCTGGTGCAGCCGGGCGACATGCTGCCGGTGTACGCGCTGTGA
- the bamA gene encoding outer membrane protein assembly factor BamA, translated as MNKRFLAAAVAAAFLSPAWAADSFVIKDIRVEGLQRTEPGTVFNYLPLKVGDTFTQQRAAEAIKALFATGFFNDVRVESDGDVLVLAVSERPVIAQLQVNGSKEFPKEQLIKAMKDNGLAESRIFDQGLLDQAVQELKRQYFSKGKYSAEIQTQITRLERNRVAVTLDIVEGVTAKIKDIRIVGNRAFDEDTLLDEMSLTPSGFMTWLSRSDRYSRQQLSADLEKLRAYYLNQGYAEFNIESTQVAISADKQDMYVTANLSEGKQYKISDIRLAGDLRVPEAELRQLISVKSGALFNREEINNSIAALTERLEADGYAFVSVNPVPEIDKEKSTVALTFFVDPGRLTSVRRVNIAGNTRTRDEVIRRELRQLESAQYNGAAIKRSKERLELLGYFETVNIETPAVVDTADQVDMNVVVKERATGSINAGIGYAQGDGLQLSASVSQANVLGSGKSLSFSFSNGKTTKNSTISFTDPYYTVDGVSVGYDLYRRVYNPSATDTNKYKTSTTGAAVRFGVPVTEFDRINYSFGAENTAITLFSDSPQRYKDFVKQYGKSNMTLLSSAGWSRDTRDSALWPTRGYSMGVYMDAGMPGGDIQYYRMSHNQAWFWPLSKNFTLAASGEVGFANGYGKTKRLPFFQNYYLGGLGSVRGYENGSMGPLDTNGDALGGTRKITSSLELLFPFPGMRDNRSLRTSLFVDAGTLWDPKETSVSASDGLRYSSGLALTWLSPIGPLKFSYAIPLKKQSGDQLQRFQFTIGQVF; from the coding sequence ATGAACAAACGCTTTCTTGCAGCCGCTGTTGCCGCTGCCTTCTTGTCCCCGGCCTGGGCCGCGGACAGTTTTGTTATCAAGGACATTCGTGTTGAAGGCCTGCAGCGTACCGAGCCGGGTACCGTCTTCAACTATCTGCCGCTGAAAGTGGGTGATACCTTTACCCAGCAGCGCGCAGCAGAGGCTATCAAGGCCCTGTTTGCTACCGGCTTTTTTAACGATGTGCGTGTGGAGTCCGACGGCGACGTGCTGGTGCTGGCGGTGAGCGAGCGCCCGGTCATTGCCCAGTTGCAGGTCAACGGCAGCAAGGAATTCCCGAAAGAGCAGTTGATCAAGGCCATGAAGGACAACGGCCTGGCCGAATCACGTATTTTTGACCAGGGCTTGCTGGATCAAGCGGTGCAAGAACTCAAGCGCCAGTACTTCAGCAAGGGCAAGTACTCGGCCGAAATCCAGACCCAGATTACCCGCCTGGAGCGTAACCGCGTTGCCGTGACGCTGGATATCGTGGAAGGCGTTACCGCCAAAATCAAGGATATCCGCATTGTAGGCAACCGCGCCTTTGATGAAGATACCCTGCTGGACGAGATGTCGCTGACGCCTTCCGGCTTCATGACCTGGCTGTCGCGTTCTGACCGTTACTCGCGCCAGCAGCTGTCTGCCGACCTGGAAAAACTGCGTGCCTACTATCTGAACCAGGGTTATGCCGAGTTCAATATCGAGTCTACGCAGGTGGCCATTAGTGCCGACAAGCAAGACATGTATGTCACGGCCAACCTGTCCGAGGGCAAGCAGTACAAGATTTCCGATATCCGCCTGGCGGGTGACTTGCGCGTGCCGGAAGCCGAACTGCGCCAGCTGATTAGCGTCAAGTCGGGTGCGCTGTTCAATCGCGAAGAAATCAATAATTCGATTGCCGCGCTGACCGAGCGTTTGGAAGCCGATGGTTACGCCTTTGTCAGCGTGAACCCGGTACCCGAGATCGACAAAGAGAAAAGTACGGTTGCCCTGACTTTCTTCGTCGACCCGGGTCGTCTGACCAGTGTGCGTCGCGTGAATATTGCAGGCAATACCCGTACCCGCGACGAAGTCATCCGCCGCGAGCTGCGCCAGCTGGAAAGTGCACAGTACAACGGTGCCGCGATCAAGCGCAGCAAGGAACGCCTGGAGCTGCTGGGCTACTTTGAGACCGTCAACATCGAAACCCCGGCTGTCGTGGATACGGCAGACCAGGTGGACATGAATGTGGTCGTGAAAGAGCGCGCTACCGGCTCGATCAATGCCGGTATCGGTTACGCGCAGGGCGATGGCCTGCAGCTGAGCGCCTCGGTATCGCAAGCCAACGTGCTGGGCTCGGGTAAGTCTTTGTCGTTCAGCTTCTCCAATGGCAAAACCACCAAGAATTCCACCATATCGTTTACCGATCCGTACTACACGGTAGATGGTGTCAGCGTGGGCTACGATCTGTATCGCCGTGTCTATAACCCGTCCGCGACCGATACCAACAAGTACAAGACCAGCACCACCGGTGCGGCCGTACGCTTTGGTGTGCCGGTAACCGAGTTTGACCGGATCAACTACAGCTTTGGTGCGGAAAATACCGCCATTACGCTGTTCAGTGATAGCCCGCAGCGTTACAAGGACTTTGTTAAGCAGTACGGCAAGTCCAATATGACGCTGCTGTCTTCCGCCGGCTGGTCGCGCGATACCCGCGATAGCGCCCTGTGGCCAACGCGCGGCTATAGCATGGGCGTCTATATGGACGCAGGTATGCCCGGTGGTGATATCCAGTACTATCGCATGTCGCATAACCAGGCATGGTTCTGGCCACTGTCGAAAAACTTCACCCTGGCAGCCAGTGGCGAAGTAGGTTTCGCTAATGGCTATGGCAAAACCAAGCGTTTGCCATTCTTCCAGAACTACTATCTGGGCGGCCTGGGCTCCGTGCGCGGCTACGAAAACGGCAGCATGGGTCCGCTGGATACCAATGGCGACGCGCTGGGCGGTACGCGCAAGATCACCAGCTCGCTGGAGCTCTTGTTCCCGTTCCCTGGCATGCGTGATAACCGCAGCCTGCGCACCAGTCTTTTTGTAGATGCCGGCACCTTGTGGGACCCGAAAGAAACATCGGTAAGTGCATCGGATGGCCTGCGCTACTCGTCTGGCCTGGCGCTTACCTGGCTGTCGCCTATTGGCCCGCTGAAATTCAGCTACGCCATTCCGCTGAAAAAGCAGAGCGGCGATCAGTTGCAGCGCTTCCAGTTTACGATTGGCCAAGTGTTCTAA
- a CDS encoding DNA-deoxyinosine glycosylase, whose translation MRKASFPPVVDTGTRVLILGSLPGDASLAAAQYYAHPRNQFWRLLGVVAGGELAALPYPQRLATMQALGVGLWDVVAEATRSGSLDSAIRDARANPLAALVATLPALQAVAFNGQTAGKAAPVLAGCGVDVLVLPSSSPAHTLAFDKKLQEWQALRRYMV comes from the coding sequence ATGCGCAAAGCCAGCTTTCCGCCGGTAGTCGATACCGGCACCCGTGTGCTGATTCTGGGCTCCTTGCCCGGTGATGCCTCGCTGGCGGCGGCGCAGTATTATGCCCACCCGCGCAACCAGTTCTGGCGCCTGTTGGGTGTGGTGGCCGGCGGCGAGTTGGCCGCATTGCCGTACCCGCAGCGCCTGGCGACCATGCAGGCATTGGGTGTAGGGCTGTGGGACGTGGTGGCCGAGGCCACGCGTAGCGGCAGCCTCGATAGCGCTATCCGCGATGCGCGCGCCAACCCGCTGGCGGCGCTGGTGGCCACGCTGCCGGCCTTGCAGGCGGTGGCGTTTAATGGCCAGACCGCAGGCAAGGCGGCACCGGTTTTGGCTGGCTGCGGCGTGGATGTACTGGTGCTGCCGTCCAGCAGCCCGGCGCATACGCTGGCTTTCGATAAAAAACTTCAAGAATGGCAGGCGCTGCGCCGATATATGGTTTAA
- the lpxA gene encoding acyl-ACP--UDP-N-acetylglucosamine O-acyltransferase has product MAIHPTAIIADGAQIADDVEIGAYSIIGANVSIGSGTWVGPHVVIEGHTSIGKNNRIFQFCSLGAVPQDKKYAGEPTRLEIGDGNTIREFCTFNIGTAQDVGVTRLGNNNWIMAYVHLGHDCQIGDNTIFANNATLGGHVHVGDWVILGGFTSVHQFCHIGDHAMTAFSSAVAQDVPPYVMAHGNRAVPAGINAEGLKRRGFSPEQIRTIRNAYKALYRKGLPFDDARAEIETEAATGKEELAAFVRFFAAASRGIIR; this is encoded by the coding sequence ATGGCCATTCATCCTACCGCCATCATTGCTGATGGCGCGCAGATTGCCGATGACGTGGAAATCGGCGCCTACAGCATCATCGGTGCCAATGTCAGCATTGGTAGTGGTACCTGGGTAGGGCCGCACGTGGTGATCGAAGGCCATACCAGCATCGGCAAGAACAACCGTATCTTCCAGTTCTGCTCGCTGGGCGCCGTACCGCAAGACAAGAAATACGCTGGCGAGCCGACACGCCTGGAAATCGGCGATGGCAACACCATCCGCGAGTTCTGCACCTTCAATATCGGTACCGCGCAAGATGTCGGCGTAACGCGCCTGGGCAATAACAACTGGATCATGGCCTACGTCCACCTGGGCCACGATTGCCAGATTGGTGACAACACCATTTTTGCCAACAACGCCACGCTGGGCGGCCACGTCCACGTGGGTGACTGGGTGATTCTGGGTGGCTTTACCAGCGTGCACCAGTTCTGCCACATTGGCGACCACGCCATGACCGCCTTCTCCAGTGCCGTGGCGCAAGACGTGCCGCCGTACGTGATGGCGCACGGCAACCGCGCTGTGCCGGCCGGTATCAATGCCGAAGGTCTGAAGCGTCGCGGTTTCAGCCCCGAGCAGATTCGTACCATCCGCAATGCCTACAAAGCGCTGTACCGTAAAGGCTTGCCGTTTGATGATGCCCGTGCCGAGATCGAAACCGAAGCCGCTACCGGCAAGGAAGAGTTGGCCGCATTTGTCCGTTTCTTTGCTGCTGCCAGCCGCGGCATTATCCGTTAG
- a CDS encoding OmpH family outer membrane protein, whose amino-acid sequence MPFKRLLPVLPLLLASTFATAADVKIGYVNTERVYREAAPALNAQKKLEREFASREAELKKLAARGKELEAQLAKGKPSDGERRAMERELASVDREYQAKSRDFRDDLNQRRNEEFAAVQERANRVIKQLAEREQFDLILQDVVYVSGKMDITPKVLKELEK is encoded by the coding sequence ATGCCATTCAAACGTTTGCTGCCAGTACTGCCTTTGTTGCTGGCGTCGACTTTTGCTACCGCCGCCGATGTCAAAATCGGCTACGTCAATACCGAGCGGGTATATCGCGAGGCTGCACCTGCGCTTAATGCGCAGAAAAAGCTGGAGCGCGAGTTCGCCAGCCGCGAAGCCGAGCTGAAAAAGCTGGCCGCACGCGGCAAGGAGCTCGAGGCGCAATTGGCCAAGGGTAAACCGAGCGATGGCGAGCGTCGTGCCATGGAGCGGGAATTGGCCTCGGTCGACCGTGAGTACCAGGCCAAATCACGCGATTTTCGCGATGACTTGAACCAGCGCCGCAATGAAGAGTTTGCTGCGGTGCAGGAGCGGGCTAACCGTGTGATCAAGCAGCTGGCCGAGCGTGAACAGTTCGACCTGATCCTGCAAGACGTGGTGTACGTAAGCGGTAAAATGGACATCACGCCCAAGGTGCTGAAAGAGCTGGAGAAATAG